ATAACTGTGCCTGGCTTACAAAGTCTGCATGGTATTAAACatgattttgtaaaattttcCCCAAAGTAATATAACTGTTCAAGGCCACCGCGGCAGCTGCAGGTTTGTGCTTGGCCAGTTTGCCGCCAGGCAGTGGTGAAGCCGGGTATGGCTTGGCTGGTAGCGCTGGCATCCAGGCCTGGGGAGCCCCTCCCCCCCAACACAGCCGTCTGGGTCTTCCTCACCTTCCCTTCCCACATCTCCTCGCCAAGATTAGGGTACTGTCGTCTCCCGAAAGGTCTGCAAGAGTGAAGGGGCACAAATTAATACAATCTTGCAATAAGACAGAAAGGCCTTTGTAAACACTACCTCTGGCTAAGAGTGggcagataaccaacaaggacctcctgtacagcacagggaactctgctcaacgttatgtggcagcctggacgggaggggagttCGCTGGAGAATGGATATACCTAtgtgtacggctgagtcccttcactagtcacctgaaactatcacaacattgttaatcagctattccccaacacaaaataaaaagttgttttttgttttttttttaagactaccTCTGGGGGGTGGAAATTCTTGGTGGCTCTTCCCTGGAGTCCCCCGTGGCATTTGGAAGACAGGAGACCAGGTGGAGGGGACCCTTGGCAGGGTCGCTTCTGGTGAGtgcctttccctctctgagccacaGATTCCTTCTCATTGGTCATATGATCAAGTGACCTCTACatttttcctcatttgaaaattaTGAGGAAAGGTAGATGAGACAGTGCTAGAGTGTTTCAGACTTCAACCAAATTCCGAAAACGTCAGGCTTTAAGCTAATGTCACATATATGTATCGAGCACCAGCTGTATGCCAGGGACCTATACTGGAACTGAGGaggaaaagatgaataagacatagtTCTAACCCTCAAAAAAGTTTAGTTTAGAGCCTGGCATATATGCACATTACAATATAGTTTTAAAGGAGCAAAAATGGGTAGATAGAGATGACATCTCCAAACAATCACTCAAAAATCTACTGACTTCAAAGAAcagctgttttatttcttctcctcGTCCTGCAGTCTGGACTAGACTCAGCTGGGACGCTGAAATGGCCAGCCTTCTCTTCCTCTATGTGAGGTGTTAAAGCTTGTCTGCTTTCACGTGGCCTTTGTATGGTCTCTCCAGCCGTGTAGTCTGACTTCTTACATGACAGGTCAGGGCTGCCAAGAGCCAGCCATCTAAGATAAGCACTTGTTAAGATTTTGCTTGCTAATGTTCCAGTGGTCAAAGTCAGATTTGTGGTCAAATCTCAAGTAATGTGAGGAGGGACTATACAGAGGGGTGGAAGTTGGGTGGCATAGTTCATTAGGAGGTCCCCAAAGTAAGAATCTACCACAGttattttatcttaaataaaGGCAAATAAGATTAGAGAACTTATCAAACATCATTATATCAAGATCTTCTGACCGTGAGTCCAGTGTGTCATTGGATGATTATATGTCcactcagtcattcattcagtacTAGTTCAAAACAACTTGTGTAAAGCTCTGGGTGCCAGGTGAAGATGTCAGACCAGAGGGATCAGGTCAGGTGGGAGCTTAGAGACTGGCTGGTTGATATGCCATATGTAACCAATGTGAAAAGTGATGGTGTGTGAGagacacgggcttcccaggtggcgctactggtaaataatccaactaccaatgcaggagacataagagatgcggctttgattcctgggttgggaaaatctccttgaggagggcatagtaacccactccagtattcttgcctggagaatcccatggacagaggagcctggtggtttatggtccacagggtcagaaaaaatcagacaggactgaagcgacttagcacacacacacacatgagaaacACAGAAAGAGTACAAGAGAGGTCTGGAGAATAAAGATAAGGGAAGGGAACTTGCAGCAAGCTTTCTCAAAACAAGGCATTAAGAATGCACAGTATCTGGGGACTTCGCTGGTGATcaaggaggtgtgggttcaatccctgatcagggagctaagattccacatgccttgtggcagaaaaaaccaaaacagtgaaacagaagcaatattgtaacaaattcagtaaagactttaaaaatgtgctgtgctgtgctttgttgctcccttgtgtccaactctctgcgaccccatggactgtagcccaccaggctcctctgtccatgggattctccaggcaagaatactggagtgggctgccatgccctcctccagaggacctttccaacctagggatctttaccatctgagccaccaggaaagcccaactttaaaaatggtccacatcaaaaataaataaaaagaatacatagtaTTTGTACATGTGGAAATCAGGGATGTGGGTAGgaaaaagggaattccagaaaggaATGATGTTGGTCAAGATATGGAGAAAGGAAATTGACAACCTgtgaatgtcttttcatttctttggataaACAAATAGGAGTGCAACTGGTTTCATTGGAAGGATACATGTTTTACTTTATGAGAAACTACCAAACAACTTCCTGAAGTAGGTGACTTATTCTGCATTTCCAGCAGCAGTTGAGAATCCTGATTGCTCTGAATTCTTACTGACATTTACCTCTGTCAATTTTAAAATTGCCATTAAAGTGGATGAATgtctcattgtgtttttaatttgaattttcatgATGACAATGTTAAGCACTTTTTCATGTGCATATcaatcatttgtatatttttctgtgCAAACTGCCCAACTCCCTTGCCCAATTtaaaattgggttgtcttttttatgattgaattttaggagttctttatatactttggatAACAGGTCCTTTGGCAGCTACATGTGTTTCCGTCCACTCTGTGGCTTTCCTATTAATTTTCTTAACATTGCCTTTCCATGAGCAAAAATTCATGGACTCACGGAACTTTAATGAAGTTcaacttattaaaaattttttcatggcTATTACTTTTGGTGGACTAAGAATCCTGAGTTTTGGAGATATTTTCTTCCAAACCTTTTATAGTTTAAGCTTTTCCTTTTAAGTCAATGACCCATCTCAAATTAAATTTTGTGGATAGCACTGAGATAGAGGTTGAggctctgtttttttgttttttttttttttttttaacgcatATCATCGTTTATTTAATGTTTAAGCTCTTGCACTAGATTTTTACAAGCTGGTGAACACTGACAAATTATTTCTCCCACAGAACTATAACCACTTGTTCCCAGACAGTATAAATATATGGTTGAGCTAATGTTAATACACATCACCATTTTATCAGTTACATAATAAAACAAATTGTCAAGTATCCAAATATTAAGTTACACAGCTCAAaaggtatataaaatattaaatgtctgCTCAATTCATTAGCAGAAACCCACTTTTTTTTGCGAGAGGCTGGGAATCACACTTCAAACAAAACTAAGTCGGTAAACAACTTCAggtaagtatgaaaaaaaaattacaagaattTCAGAAATTTTGCTTAAGAATTGTTTTAGTTACAGTAACAAAGtatttctaccttttaaaaaaatatttactaaattaaaGCGCATATTCTACATGTTCTGCACAAGACAAAGGCAACATTTTACTAAAAATACTTAATAGTCCCCTCCCATTCTTTTTTCAGGCCCTCCCTGTAAGTTGCACCCCAAAGTGCAAACATTAAAATGAACTGTAAGGCTTTTATCTGGAGACATTAAAGACATGTGCTTCTGTACAATGTAGATTTTCAAAATGGAGGCCTTCTACAACATAAAATGAGATTTATAGAAAGATATTAAATAATCACTGTAAGACTTGGTTAATTAAAAAGGGAGCAAATCTGATGGATACTGGTATGAGTGTGGGAGATGTAAACATATTGTGAGCAAACAAACCTCATAGGCCCTATTTTCTATGTTTGAAATGATGCAAGGAATAAACCACATAAGGTCCAGAGTGTTCATAGTTCCTGGGATTTGTTCTATATGATACTAAAAATATACAAGTATTGTGCTGGGTATTTTGGCACCTAGTCTTTCTAAATTTCTTACATATTGGTAAGATTCTGGCATGGAAACAGATTTAATGACATGACtcaatactgcatgatttcaggAAAGGTCAATTGGTACAAATTATAAGCACATATTAAATGCTGAACAGCAAGAATTCTTTACTAGTATCCAAATAGGTTGATCATAACCTGAACAGAGACTACAATTCTGCCAGGCCTATGGCCTGGTAAAACTGCTTTTCAACACTCCTTATGGAAGCTTCATCAGACTTATTCACCAAGTCAACCGGGCTATCTGCTATGTACGACAAATTCCATCCTGTCTCAGGTTGCACTTCCAATCAATGGCATCATGCACCCTGGTTTTATTGAATGCAACAGTTGTTTCTATGCCCATTGGAGTCTTTGAAGCGCAGCCGCATTTTAGGACGATACTTCTCCAAATACAAAAGTTGCTTGCTGTTAAAAGCTCCTCGCCGCTTTTGTCTTATGAACTGTACTGCATCTTCATATTTCATTCCACCTTCAATTAATGCTAGGGCAACAAGCACTGGAGCTCTGCCAAGGCCTGCAACACAATGAACAGCAATACAACAACCAGGGTCTTCACGAAACTTAATTTTCACAAGACTTAACCAATCATCAACAATCTGGTTAGATGCTGGTGCGCCATCATCCAAAGGCCAATCAAGGACATGGATGCCTTCTTTCTCAACAAGAGTAGTGTCATAAGTCGCTTCACATACTCTTACGATTGTGGTAACTCCATACTTCTTAAGTTCCTCTATAAATTTGCTTAACGTTGCATTAGTTGGGTTGTGTGTAATAAGAAATCTCATGTTCCTGTATGTAACTTCCACAGGATCTGGGCGGTTCATTCGAGCCATGTTAATTTAGTTAAAAAACACTCAATAGGGatatgaaagaatttaaaaaattgaatacagAAATGATGCAAAGAAACACAGTCAACTTTAATATACTCCACTTGAAATTCTCAGTGCTTTTAAGTATGAAGTTGGgagtaatgaatgaatgaacctctTAACAAGAAGCAGCAATTCTTCAATCCAGTAATACTGAGGCAATAGAAAGGAAGTGCACTGAGGTTTACCCCATCCAGATCAGAACTCTTGTATAAAAATGCTCTGTGGATTTCAATTCAACACTTCTGTGTCCAGGTTAACCAGTCTTTTGGGGGCTTCTTGGTTGAGCAGTAATGAATTTCTGCAGTTCACTTGTCTGCATAGAGGTCATGCTGTGCCTGGCAGTAATCTCCACTGCCCTTCAGAAACTCCATAAATGTGTGACCGAGAACACCACAGAACTGAGGAATATGTCTACTCATTGAAGACTGTGACCTAACCATACAGCCGGTCCCGAGGCGGCGGGGCAGGGGCGGCGGCGGGCGTCCTGCGGCGGCGGCTTCGCAGGCGGCATGGGCACCGGAGTCCgaggctctattttttttttttcttctcatgggAATATTCGATTGTTCTAGCAGCAACTATTGGAAAGACTTTTACTTCCCCCTTGAGTGGCTTTGGTAGatttattgaaaattatttgtatatttgtgaGTGATCAAAACCTTTGATCCTCAAGGGAAAATGGATGCTTTATTTCCAAGAACAGAATAATGCTGTTTCTAAGTTTCCTGGGCTCTGATTCGCATCAAGCAGCCGAACAAAGTTCATCTAAGTTCAAGGCTAAAATGGATGGCTCACTTTGGATGGCTCATTTGGTTTgttacaagaccttctacaaaGCTGTCCATGTTAAGGTAAATAAAAGCCTAGAGGCAGAGGCATGGCTAATTTGCTTTTTATGTCTAAGAGTAAATAATCAAGTCTATTGAATGCTTTTTGTTACAAATGTGAATATTTTCAGCCCTCCTGTCCTAACCCACATGTGCTTGGGGGATAAAAAGGTCAAAGCTAAACCTCTGTTGCATACATCCAAACAAATAAATTCTGTAAGGAGAACATTTAACAGGTCAGTGGAAACTCTTTAGTTGTCTCTTCAAGTAGGGAAGGATAGCAGAGGCTCCTGGAGTATGGAACTGTCCTAAAAATAGAAATGACCTTGGAAGAAAGGTTTCTCAGACAACCTCTTAAAAGCTGTCAGCACCGCCCTGCTCTGCCCTGACGGTGCGGGAATCAGCCTTCTGTCCAGCCAGTGGTTTGCACCTGGCCTGTCATTTCAGAACTTGGGTGAGACTGAGTGAGGAAGTCTTTCTTGCAGCCTAGTGGGGGCAGATTTGATGCTGCCACCTTGGCACTACCCTGCAGGTCTGCAGAAAGGTCTTTGCAGGGTAGGCAGCATCTATGTTTCAGGTTCCCAGTGGGTGTGAAAGCTTATTGAGCACACAATGCCTGCCACTGTACCCTACCAGCGGCTGGGAGCCTAGGGTGCTGAGAAGCAGCCACTGAGGTTATAAAAGCCTTTATGTGCCAGCGAGCCAAACCTCTAGATGAACCTGTTTATCTTGTTGCCAGAAAGGGCACTTTATCCAGGGAATTAATTCAGAAGTAAAAGACATCACATGGGAGTTGAGCTGGATACGCCTCACCCggctttccctctctccttcctgaaaCCTCTATCCCGGCTAAAACACCAAAGAtgggaaaattatatttaattagcTTAACTACTAGAGACCCTCAAATCCATTcacttggttcaggaagatgcaAACCAAAAGCAAACACATGTTTAGCAGGCTAAATTCTTGTCCAAAGGATGACTCATGTGAAGGACCAGAGCTGGGCTTCCTACCCTAGATCTGGGTTCTGGGGGTGTTTACTAAATGAAATGTCCCAAGGAGTAGGACAGACATACCTGTAAGAGGTGGTAAGCCATCTGAGATACACCCATCATTGATAAGTGgatgtttaatttccaaatacatgggattttgTTTAAACTATCTTTAATTCCttaatattaatttctaaaacaaacaaagaaacaaaaagcagtaGCTGTGGTAAGCCAGCTAAGTGTGGTTTACTGCAATCCAGAGGAAAGCGAAGAAAAATTGTGTTGACGAGAAGGAAAGAACAGATATACAGTATgttgaaaagggagagaaaaaaattaatatagtgTGTTACAGTAGAATAAGTACAGAGTTTGGGGTGAGACATACCTCGGTATCTCCTACTAAAGTAGTAATTAGAACAACACGAAGGAGGAAAAGTCACATCTGTTGTGTGCTTAACTGTGTCCTGGCACAGCATTAGacactttttaatatattatctcattttttgcTTGTAACATCAGCATAGGGTGTGGAGCGCtgtcactcccattttacagatgagaacagtAAAGCCTAAAGAAGGTAGTGACTTGCCTTGGTCCTATGCCTAGCTGGGACATGGAAAACCTGTGAGTTGAAAACAGCTCTGCTTGACTCCAAAACATGTGCTCTTAACCTCCATGCAGTAAACGAATGACAGTCATCCATCCAGTAAACTCACTGGGCTTCCCTCTGGTTCAAATTCTTCCTCTGTCCTGTGACCTTGGATAACCTCTCTGATCTCCATTTTCTTTGtgtgaaataaaaactaaagctcACAGAATCActaggaggattaaatgagaatgcACGTGAAGGTGCTTGGAAgggctgtatatgtcaccctgcttatttaacatatgcagagtacatcatgacaaacgccaggctggatgaagcacaagattcctggaagaaatatcaataagctcagatatgcagatgacatcacccttattgcagaaagcaaagaactaaagagcctcttgatgaaaatgaaagaggagagtgaaaaagttggcttaaaactcaacattcagaaaactaagatcaaggcatctggtcccatcactttatggcaaatagatggggaaacaatggaaacagtgagagactttattttttgggactcctaaatcactgtagatggtgactacagccatgaaattaaaagatgcttctccttggaagaaaagctatgaccaacctagacagcatattaaaaagcagagacattactttgccaaccaatgtccatctagtcaaggctatggtttttccagtagtcatgcatggatgtgagagttggactataataaAGATGGCTGAAcagggaagaattgatgcttttgaactgtggtgttgaagaagattcttgagagtcccttggactgcaaggagatccaatcagtgtatcctaaaggaaatcagtcctgaatattctttagaaggactgatcctgaagctgaaactccaatactttggccacctgatgcgaagagctgactcatttgaaaagaccctgatgctgggaaagattgaaggcgggagaaggggatgatggaggatgtgatggttggacggcatcactgactcgatggacatgagtttgagtaaactctggaagctgatgatggacagggaagcctggcatgctgtagtccatgaggtctcaaagaatcagacacgactgagcgactgaactgactgactgtgagAACTTGTTAACTGGGGCacttttgcattttctatttttctcttcctttgcagGGATGTTCCATTTGTGGATCTACATATCTGTTTATTTGGCCTGTGATATTAGATGCTCCTTTTAATCCAAACACatgtgtccttttcttttttcacactttTCTCGCGAAAGCGAGAAACCCAGGGTAGCCACCTTCTATTGCTTCCAGGCTCCAAAAGACGTATGAGTTTGAAGTTCAATGAAAGAATCCGATAAAGCAGATCCCTAATAGCCTTTCAACCAGACTATGGAAAAGATATCCATTTCCTATATCTTACTAAAGGGTGAGGAATAGAAATCTGGGTGTTAATtgtgtattagtcacttagtcctgtcctactctttgggaccccatagactgtagcccaccaggctccttgtctatggaattctccaagcaagaatactggaggggattgtcatttccttttctaggggatctttcctgattcagggactgaacccgggtctcctgcactgcaggcagattccttaccatctgagctatagggaaatCCCTATATAGGGTGTTAATTAGCacatgaaaattatttcaaatctaGTCAGTATAACTGAAGTTAGAGATGTTTGAGCTACAGAGGCAAGGACTTGCCATGACTGAAAATCTAGCCTTCAGTTTTCTAGAATCCAGGCTCGGTCAGCCTCAGTAAAATTGACCATTAACCACA
This portion of the Bubalus bubalis isolate 160015118507 breed Murrah chromosome 3, NDDB_SH_1, whole genome shotgun sequence genome encodes:
- the LOC102394266 gene encoding protein tyrosine phosphatase type IVA 1-like, with the protein product MARMNRPDPVEVTYRNMRFLITHNPTNATLSKFIEELKKYGVTTIVRVCEATYDTTLVEKEGIHVLDWPLDDGAPASNQIVDDWLSLVKIKFREDPGCCIAVHCVAGLGRAPVLVALALIEGGMKYEDAVQFIRQKRRGAFNSKQLLYLEKYRPKMRLRFKDSNGHRNNCCIQ